The following DNA comes from Corynebacterium urogenitale.
ATCCTGGTTCTCATCATCGTCACCATCGTTGTCCTGTGGAAAGCGTTCGGCCCGGGCTCCCGCACCGGCACTTCCGCCGGAGGACGCATGGGCTCAGGCGAATGGAAGAACCTCGGGCGTAAGAAGCAGCAGGAACTGCCCGCCAAGGGGCCCGACGATGATCCTGATTTCCTGTGGAATATCGAAAAGGAGCGCTTCAAGCAGCGCCGTGAGGCCGAGCGGAAGGCGGAGCGGGAAGCGGAAGAGTTACGTTTGCGCCGGAAGATGGAGCAAAAGTACGGCAAGAATGCGGACAATAGGGCGGACAAAAAGGCGGATCATACTGACACTCCAGAGCCACCCCGCACGAAAGACGATCCGCAATCCACTCGGGACGACGATCCGCAGGCCAGCTAAAGACAAACTCACTCTCCGAGCAAGCCCCAAGCAGGCCAGCACCTAGAGCAGGCTAATACGCGGCGACATACCCGTGCGGAAGTGGTCGATCAGCAGAAATACGTTGTCCCACTTCTTGTAGATCTCGGCCCGATGCAGTAGCTCCTCGCGCTCACCCTGAAGCGGCGCACCCGCACGCTGCGCCGCTTCCAGCACCATGCCTGCCAGCTCAGGGGAGATGTCGCTGAAGTGGGCGTAGTCCAAAGCCGGGTCGCCAACGGTCATATCGGAGAAGTCGATCACTCCGATGCCTCCCTGCGGATCCCACAGCATGTGCGTGCTGTACAGGTCACTGTGTGTCAGGCACCGCTGCTGGTGGGGGCGACGGATCAGCGCATCAACCTCCGCGAAGATCTCGCGCACCACCTCCATCTCCTCACCGGAGATATTGGGCTCCAGGAACACCGGCGCGCGCCGCTTCATGAGGGCAAACTTGCCCGGAAGCGACCGTGGGGTGCTGTTGAGCTCACTCGTGGCGGCACCGTCTTTCCACCAGGACTCCACTTTCCGCACCGGCGGCAGGTCCGGATCCAGCCTGCGCATGCCGGCGAGCATACCACCCAACTGGGAGGCAGCCCACTGCCGGTCCTCATCCCCCAGCGTTTCCCACACCTCGGCGGTCAGTGGCCCGCCCCGCACCTCAGTCTGCATTGTCAGCATCAGCGGCTGGTCGGTGGCGAACGTTCCTCGCACATAGGACTGCCGCACCGTGCCAGGCACCCGCACCGTATCTGCAATGCGATTGTCGGTGGCTGCGTCCTCCGTGGCGTCGAATCCCTCGTACTCTGCGCGCGCAGCGGCGAGACGCAGCTTCGTCAGCTGGGCCACCACAGCGGATTCCAAAGGCGCTTGCACACGATAAGCCTCCGTGTAGGGTACCCGCACCACGACGGTCTCCGGGATCATGTCCGCCAGCTCACCCTCGCTGGAGGACACCCCGTGGAGTTTCGCCACGGCGTGATCCATCCCCTGCTCGGGAATACTCACGGAATCCCAGGTCAAATCACGCCATGTGCGCGCAACGAGATCTTCCACGGTCTCCGGCTCAACGACCAAACCGTGGGAACCAACAGGGTGGGAATCGTGCCTACTCATTACCTGTGAGTCTACTTGCCCCGCTCCAGCAGCCCGTGCAGGTACTGCCCATAGGTGCTCTTGGACAGGCGCGTGGCGGCCGCGCGCAGCTGTTCGTCATCGATGTACCCCAAGCGCCAAGCAACTTCCTCCGGGCAGCTGATCTTCAGGCCTTGCCGCTTCTCAATGGCCTGCACAAAGTCACCCGCCGCGGCGAGATCATCGACCGTCCCCGTATCCAACCACGCCGTCCCACGCGGCAGAACCTCCACGTGGAGGCGCCCCCGCTCCAG
Coding sequences within:
- a CDS encoding phosphotransferase, with the protein product MSRHDSHPVGSHGLVVEPETVEDLVARTWRDLTWDSVSIPEQGMDHAVAKLHGVSSSEGELADMIPETVVVRVPYTEAYRVQAPLESAVVAQLTKLRLAAARAEYEGFDATEDAATDNRIADTVRVPGTVRQSYVRGTFATDQPLMLTMQTEVRGGPLTAEVWETLGDEDRQWAASQLGGMLAGMRRLDPDLPPVRKVESWWKDGAATSELNSTPRSLPGKFALMKRRAPVFLEPNISGEEMEVVREIFAEVDALIRRPHQQRCLTHSDLYSTHMLWDPQGGIGVIDFSDMTVGDPALDYAHFSDISPELAGMVLEAAQRAGAPLQGEREELLHRAEIYKKWDNVFLLIDHFRTGMSPRISLL